A single Defluviitalea saccharophila DNA region contains:
- a CDS encoding stalk domain-containing protein, which yields MLRKKLGYIVLGTVLGSVLTLSTGAFAETSKLVSAYLGNHIRFEFNGEIKKTSGDKPAIIYKDSVYVPIRFIAEGTGMPINWNSQTQTVEIKTPEPEVIEKVVYVEVPKEDKEVKDEKKEDKKDSRDYHTLPISKSYTNMEVKAINILKEENQTKIFFEVKNKESYPLQLIQSETIIEVDGKPYKMSDKPTVYWDTNWYNDIRKDEISEGYIIFNEIPKDAKGIHIVLRIMQNDGSGKYNEVPFDIKVE from the coding sequence ATGTTAAGAAAAAAATTAGGATATATCGTATTAGGAACAGTTTTAGGTAGTGTACTGACTCTTTCAACAGGTGCTTTTGCTGAAACATCAAAATTGGTATCGGCTTATCTTGGAAATCATATTCGCTTTGAATTTAACGGAGAAATAAAGAAAACCTCAGGAGACAAACCGGCTATTATTTATAAAGATTCCGTATATGTTCCTATCCGCTTTATTGCTGAAGGAACAGGTATGCCGATTAACTGGAATTCCCAGACACAAACAGTAGAAATAAAAACACCCGAACCTGAAGTGATAGAAAAGGTAGTATATGTAGAAGTTCCAAAAGAAGATAAAGAAGTAAAAGATGAAAAAAAGGAAGATAAAAAAGATTCAAGAGATTATCATACTTTACCAATTTCTAAGTCGTATACTAATATGGAAGTAAAAGCAATCAATATCTTAAAAGAAGAAAATCAAACAAAGATATTTTTTGAAGTAAAAAACAAAGAATCTTATCCACTTCAATTGATACAAAGTGAAACGATTATAGAAGTAGACGGAAAACCCTATAAGATGTCGGATAAACCTACTGTTTATTGGGACACCAACTGGTATAACGACATAAGAAAAGATGAAATATCTGAAGGGTATATTATTTTTAACGAAATTCCTAAAGATGCAAAAGGAATTCATATAGTACTCAGAATCATGCAAAATGACGGAAGTGGAAAATACAATGAAGTGCCTTTTGATATTAAAGTTGAATAA
- the trxA gene encoding thioredoxin produces the protein MAKQLTAQEFQTEVLDSKELVLVDFFATWCGPCKMMAPVIDQLAEEMDGKAKIFKIDVDEARDLAAKYRIMSVPTLMFFKNGEVVDQIMGAVPKDRLVDKINALI, from the coding sequence ATGGCAAAACAACTTACAGCCCAGGAATTCCAAACAGAAGTATTGGATTCTAAGGAATTGGTATTGGTAGACTTCTTTGCAACCTGGTGCGGACCATGTAAAATGATGGCTCCCGTAATCGACCAGCTTGCAGAAGAAATGGATGGCAAAGCTAAAATATTCAAAATAGACGTAGACGAAGCAAGAGATTTAGCTGCAAAATACCGTATCATGAGCGTTCCAACACTTATGTTTTTCAAAAACGGAGAAGTAGTGGACCAAATCATGGGTGCAGTACCCAAGGATCGCTTGGTAGACAAAATCAATGCATTAATCTAA
- a CDS encoding stalk domain-containing protein, which yields MKKINFKSFAMGFLACIVLSNSLSYAAQFKPIQVAVDTVKRIIINGADKTPKTFTPFTYEGNTYVPLSYIAEALDMKVKWDDKTATIYINDSGHEREDVYISSYAYEEMSAAGRLVTKDENNKKLFYFEGIQPDKYRDSMAPCTISYKLDNIDKSGKLQKKYKHIVGKFGFIDGTKSSQDIHTQLVIYDDGGKVLYQSPFIRSNMEMINLKVDVSNAKGVKFEIKTTSFNKGAKANIGFVDLRLSNE from the coding sequence ATGAAAAAAATCAATTTTAAGTCCTTTGCTATGGGGTTTTTAGCTTGTATTGTACTTAGTAATAGCTTGTCTTACGCAGCACAGTTTAAACCTATACAAGTTGCAGTGGATACCGTAAAACGAATTATCATTAATGGAGCAGATAAGACTCCTAAAACTTTTACGCCTTTTACATATGAAGGAAATACCTATGTGCCCTTGAGTTATATTGCCGAGGCATTGGATATGAAGGTGAAATGGGATGATAAAACTGCTACAATCTACATTAATGACAGCGGCCATGAAAGAGAAGATGTTTATATAAGCAGTTATGCCTATGAAGAAATGAGTGCTGCCGGAAGATTGGTTACAAAAGATGAAAATAATAAAAAGCTATTTTATTTCGAAGGCATACAACCGGATAAATATAGGGACTCCATGGCTCCTTGTACCATTTCTTATAAACTTGATAATATCGATAAATCCGGTAAACTACAGAAGAAGTATAAACATATTGTTGGCAAATTCGGATTTATTGATGGAACCAAGAGCTCTCAGGATATCCATACTCAATTAGTGATTTATGATGATGGGGGAAAAGTGCTTTATCAAAGTCCTTTTATCCGCAGTAACATGGAAATGATTAATTTGAAAGTAGATGTTTCTAATGCTAAGGGAGTAAAATTTGAAATAAAAACAACCTCATTTAATAAAGGAGCAAAAGCGAATATCGGATTTGTAGATTTAAGACTCTCTAACGAGTAG
- a CDS encoding DUF1659 domain-containing protein, which produces MMAVTANLLKTKLKIQYEEGSKTFSNCREDVEDQNIYQAAALISSLQSTPAEKIIKITESELADI; this is translated from the coding sequence ATGATGGCAGTTACAGCCAATCTTCTTAAAACAAAGCTAAAAATCCAATATGAAGAAGGCTCAAAGACTTTCTCCAACTGCAGAGAAGATGTCGAAGACCAAAACATCTATCAGGCAGCAGCCCTTATTTCATCTCTGCAGAGTACACCAGCTGAAAAAATCATCAAAATCACCGAATCCGAATTGGCAGACATCTGA
- a CDS encoding peptidylprolyl isomerase, translated as MTLKKLLFLVCTFSLILTGCTAAQKNMAESLKKEPEIAQQTEESEEIIYDTTQFDPPQPGEEIAVMTTNKGVIKMRLFPEYAPKAVENFTTHAKNGYYDGLTFHRVINDFMIQGGDPEGTGRGGESIWGKPFEDEFHPYALNFRGALAMANSGPNTNGSQFFIVQKKVVEEEMLKDLSKSGYPEAVVKLYEEKGGTPWLDGVHTVFGQVFEGMDVVDAIAAVETDEHSMPKEPVIIEKIEIVPYEE; from the coding sequence ATGACATTGAAAAAGTTACTGTTTTTAGTATGTACATTCAGCTTAATTCTAACTGGATGTACAGCTGCACAAAAAAATATGGCAGAAAGTTTGAAAAAGGAACCTGAAATTGCCCAACAAACAGAAGAATCCGAAGAGATTATATACGATACAACTCAGTTTGACCCGCCGCAGCCGGGAGAAGAAATCGCAGTAATGACAACCAATAAAGGGGTTATTAAAATGCGCCTTTTCCCTGAATATGCGCCAAAGGCAGTGGAAAACTTCACAACCCATGCAAAGAACGGGTACTATGACGGACTCACCTTTCATAGAGTGATTAACGACTTTATGATTCAGGGGGGAGACCCTGAAGGCACCGGAAGAGGTGGAGAAAGCATATGGGGAAAACCTTTTGAAGATGAATTCCACCCATACGCGCTTAACTTCAGGGGAGCTCTTGCCATGGCAAATAGCGGCCCTAATACCAATGGAAGCCAATTCTTTATCGTACAGAAAAAAGTTGTGGAAGAAGAGATGTTAAAAGATTTAAGCAAATCCGGATATCCGGAAGCAGTGGTGAAACTTTATGAGGAAAAGGGAGGGACTCCTTGGCTTGATGGTGTTCATACCGTATTTGGGCAAGTATTTGAAGGAATGGATGTAGTAGATGCCATTGCAGCAGTAGAAACAGACGAACACAGTATGCCAAAAGAACCAGTGATTATTGAAAAAATTGAAATCGTACCTTATGAAGAGTAA
- a CDS encoding copper amine oxidase N-terminal domain-containing protein, giving the protein MLKRKLAALLAGAMVLTSLPMVSFARTDNNITYVPTVKKDDTEFKLADAPRLIIIEKDVDLEGAVFRLSFDGAEWKGGEVAGNAVYTKRSKTIVEIKLPSDQDYDQFEIPLLTKVTAEGEVKVTINPLNSKVSAGTYVFANGGSGSTKASIADTADFPDELNLETIIIDELKAMSMPRGTGKKVKLTAPKGFEWAATSGSYVTLSGAGAFDGEITETDEDFPTYGRNSDKDYEVLEIIYDNTAGTTSTIGSLVLEDLKLVATEDADLGDVYVEISGDDITTEKIKVGTYVEYGVKIKVEDKERELISGRYYAADENDDYKLLKLTIEEGVVDSWWTQRNTTIKFPKGIKVREAKIHEDTDNVSLVDNAEADGTGDDATFKLNKDRDTITLSNFTVNVGEKAKVVLQIWVSIEADFDGDITAVVGGPALPEETEVVLGKALKAVNATFKSTDLQIGYKEVAIGDFEITESKAGALQKGKQLIIKPEDMKFSDDFKVKVEVTSGDLQIGDYDINKDGELEIDIKRESKEASTIKISGAGVYVDRTVAEGSYALEVFGDAFLQNAEDDARAIDEAVEGFKTDVLEFKDFIKVITPAPHKGEQGGAAVTASFTVGSAEYTVGDQVATADAAPYIQDGRTMVPVKYVAYALGIDPQQVQWDQASKTVTIYGDKVVNITIGSKSIVVGGTPVPMDTAAVVKDGRTFVPIAFAARALGVPYKFDDATKTVTFN; this is encoded by the coding sequence ATGTTAAAAAGAAAGTTAGCAGCTTTATTAGCTGGAGCTATGGTGCTTACTTCTTTACCAATGGTATCTTTCGCAAGAACAGACAACAATATAACTTATGTGCCAACAGTAAAGAAAGATGACACAGAATTTAAACTTGCTGATGCACCAAGATTAATTATTATTGAAAAAGATGTAGATCTTGAAGGTGCAGTTTTCCGTTTATCTTTTGACGGTGCAGAATGGAAAGGCGGAGAAGTAGCAGGAAATGCAGTTTATACAAAACGTTCTAAGACTATAGTAGAAATCAAATTACCAAGCGATCAAGACTATGACCAATTTGAAATTCCATTATTAACAAAAGTTACAGCTGAAGGCGAAGTAAAAGTTACTATTAATCCATTGAACTCCAAAGTTTCTGCAGGTACATATGTATTTGCAAATGGTGGAAGTGGATCAACAAAAGCATCTATTGCTGATACAGCAGATTTCCCAGATGAATTAAACTTAGAAACAATTATCATTGATGAATTAAAGGCTATGTCCATGCCTCGTGGTACTGGTAAAAAGGTTAAATTAACAGCACCAAAAGGCTTTGAATGGGCGGCAACTTCTGGTAGTTATGTAACATTATCAGGTGCTGGTGCATTTGATGGTGAGATTACTGAAACAGATGAAGATTTCCCAACATACGGAAGAAATAGTGACAAAGACTATGAAGTTCTTGAAATTATTTACGATAACACAGCAGGAACAACCAGCACAATCGGTTCTCTTGTTTTAGAAGATCTGAAATTAGTAGCAACTGAAGATGCAGATCTTGGAGATGTATATGTAGAAATATCTGGTGATGATATTACTACTGAAAAGATTAAAGTTGGTACTTATGTAGAATATGGCGTAAAAATTAAAGTAGAAGACAAGGAAAGAGAATTAATTTCCGGTCGTTATTACGCTGCTGATGAAAATGACGATTACAAATTGTTAAAATTAACAATTGAAGAAGGCGTTGTTGATTCATGGTGGACACAAAGAAATACAACAATTAAATTCCCAAAAGGAATTAAAGTTCGTGAAGCAAAAATCCATGAAGATACAGACAATGTTAGTCTTGTAGACAATGCTGAAGCAGATGGTACTGGTGATGATGCAACATTTAAACTTAACAAAGATAGAGACACTATCACATTAAGCAACTTTACAGTAAATGTAGGCGAAAAAGCTAAAGTAGTTCTTCAAATTTGGGTATCTATCGAAGCTGATTTCGATGGAGATATCACAGCAGTTGTAGGTGGTCCTGCTCTTCCTGAAGAAACAGAAGTAGTATTAGGAAAAGCTCTCAAAGCTGTTAATGCTACATTCAAATCAACTGACTTACAAATCGGATACAAAGAAGTTGCAATAGGTGATTTTGAAATTACTGAATCTAAAGCTGGCGCATTACAAAAAGGAAAACAACTTATCATTAAGCCTGAAGATATGAAATTCAGTGATGATTTCAAAGTTAAAGTAGAAGTTACATCTGGTGACCTTCAAATTGGTGATTATGATATCAACAAAGATGGAGAATTAGAAATCGATATTAAACGTGAAAGTAAAGAAGCTTCTACAATTAAAATCAGCGGTGCAGGTGTATATGTAGACCGTACTGTTGCAGAAGGATCTTATGCTTTAGAAGTATTTGGAGATGCTTTCTTACAAAACGCTGAAGACGATGCAAGAGCAATAGATGAAGCTGTAGAAGGATTTAAGACAGATGTTCTTGAATTCAAAGATTTCATCAAAGTTATTACTCCAGCTCCTCACAAAGGAGAACAAGGTGGAGCAGCTGTAACAGCTTCCTTCACAGTAGGATCTGCTGAATACACAGTAGGAGATCAAGTAGCAACAGCTGATGCAGCTCCATACATTCAAGACGGACGCACAATGGTTCCTGTAAAATATGTAGCATATGCATTAGGAATTGACCCACAACAAGTTCAATGGGATCAAGCTTCTAAGACAGTTACAATTTACGGAGACAAAGTAGTTAATATTACAATCGGAAGCAAATCAATCGTAGTAGGTGGTACTCCAGTTCCTATGGATACAGCAGCAGTAGTTAAAGATGGAAGAACATTCGTTCCAATTGCTTTCGCTGCTAGAGCATTAGGAGTTCCTTACAAATTTGATGATGCTACAAAAACAGTTACATTTAACTAA
- a CDS encoding DUF2922 domain-containing protein, which translates to MEKKTLQMVFATQGGSTMTISVNDPKANLTEEEVSTVMEELITLGVFTSTSGDPIAKKSAQIITQTTQEFTLA; encoded by the coding sequence ATGGAAAAGAAAACACTCCAAATGGTCTTCGCAACCCAGGGAGGCAGCACCATGACCATCTCCGTCAATGACCCTAAAGCAAACCTTACCGAAGAGGAAGTAAGTACTGTCATGGAAGAACTTATCACTTTAGGCGTATTCACTTCCACAAGTGGAGACCCCATTGCAAAAAAATCAGCCCAAATCATAACCCAAACCACCCAGGAATTTACTCTGGCATAA
- a CDS encoding YvrJ family protein produces MEELFAQVANLGFPIIVSIYLLVRVEGKLDELTKSIHELSSAIAQK; encoded by the coding sequence ATGGAAGAACTTTTTGCCCAGGTAGCCAATCTAGGCTTTCCCATCATCGTATCCATCTACCTACTGGTACGAGTAGAAGGAAAACTGGACGAGCTCACCAAGAGCATCCATGAACTCAGCAGTGCTATAGCCCAAAAATAA
- a CDS encoding UDP-glucose--hexose-1-phosphate uridylyltransferase: MDKICPQKEIERLLCYALDKQLITPYDIIPSRNALMDLLEVKEPYEGDIDTKDINIYDILDNLLDYAYEKGILEENTNTHRDLLDTKIMGLLTPRQGEVVRTFEELEESEGIQKATEYFYDFSQNTTYIRMNRIAKNLYWKAHTEYGDLEITVNLSKPEKDPKEIAAAKNAPQSGYPKCLLCVENVGYSGRVNHPARQNHRVIPLNLGGEEWYFQYSPYIYYNEHCIVLNGQHTPMKLTEKSFTRMFDFVERFPHYFVGSNADLPIVGGSILSHDHYQGGRHIFPMEEAEIIYSFTHKDYKDVKIGIVKWPMSVIRLRGQERKDLEKLSFAILEEWRKYTDEEAGIYAFTKTVEGITPHNTITPIVRKNKEKEWEIDLVLRNNRTSEEHPYGIFHPHEEVHHIKKENIGLIEVMGLAVLPGRLNEQLGQIKKILKGKVSLEEQLKLHPDLNQHEPWINELISVYGTALSEEKAKEVIEKEVGIKFKTVLEHAGVYKQTKEGIDAFFRFMNHMGFDQIAL, encoded by the coding sequence ATGGATAAGATTTGTCCCCAGAAAGAAATAGAGCGATTACTATGTTACGCTTTGGATAAACAATTAATTACCCCATACGATATCATTCCTTCAAGAAACGCTTTAATGGATCTACTGGAAGTTAAAGAACCCTATGAAGGAGATATAGATACTAAAGATATTAATATTTATGATATACTGGATAATCTTTTAGATTATGCCTATGAGAAAGGTATCCTTGAAGAAAACACCAATACCCATAGAGATTTATTGGACACCAAAATCATGGGCTTATTAACCCCAAGACAGGGAGAAGTGGTAAGAACCTTTGAAGAACTGGAAGAAAGTGAAGGCATTCAAAAAGCAACAGAGTATTTTTACGACTTTTCCCAAAACACCACCTATATCCGTATGAACAGAATAGCAAAAAACCTTTATTGGAAAGCCCATACGGAATATGGCGATTTAGAAATTACAGTGAACTTGTCAAAGCCGGAAAAAGACCCGAAAGAAATAGCAGCCGCTAAAAACGCCCCCCAAAGCGGTTATCCCAAATGTCTTTTATGCGTAGAAAACGTAGGTTATTCCGGAAGGGTCAATCATCCGGCAAGACAAAACCATAGAGTCATTCCTTTAAATCTTGGAGGAGAAGAATGGTATTTTCAGTATTCTCCATATATCTATTACAATGAACACTGTATTGTTCTTAACGGACAGCATACCCCTATGAAGTTGACAGAAAAAAGCTTTACAAGGATGTTTGACTTTGTAGAACGTTTTCCCCACTACTTTGTGGGCTCCAATGCAGACCTTCCTATAGTTGGAGGTTCCATACTAAGCCATGACCACTACCAGGGAGGAAGACATATCTTCCCTATGGAAGAAGCAGAAATAATCTATTCTTTTACCCATAAAGACTATAAAGATGTAAAAATCGGTATCGTCAAATGGCCCATGTCCGTTATACGACTAAGGGGACAAGAGAGAAAAGACTTAGAAAAACTATCCTTTGCCATTTTAGAAGAATGGAGAAAATATACCGATGAAGAAGCGGGGATTTATGCCTTTACCAAAACCGTTGAAGGCATAACGCCTCACAATACCATAACTCCCATAGTCCGCAAAAATAAAGAAAAAGAATGGGAAATAGACTTGGTTTTAAGAAACAATAGAACAAGTGAGGAGCACCCTTATGGCATCTTCCATCCCCATGAAGAAGTACATCATATTAAAAAAGAAAATATAGGCTTAATTGAAGTCATGGGGTTAGCGGTGCTGCCGGGAAGACTTAACGAACAGCTGGGTCAAATTAAGAAAATTCTAAAAGGCAAGGTATCTTTAGAAGAACAGCTTAAACTTCATCCGGATCTTAATCAACATGAACCCTGGATCAATGAACTTATATCGGTATACGGCACTGCTTTAAGTGAAGAAAAAGCCAAAGAAGTTATAGAAAAAGAAGTAGGAATTAAATTTAAAACCGTTTTAGAACATGCGGGAGTCTATAAACAAACCAAAGAAGGTATAGATGCTTTCTTTAGGTTTATGAATCATATGGGTTTTGACCAAATTGCATTATAA
- a CDS encoding MFS transporter: MEIAKNQEFIEKHLKKNMVLSTLDGVFFAFGSGMVPLATTIVYFVSYYIQNNILIGLLTTMSTVLINLPQIFMAKYLESKPNDLKVLCRVSLLQRLPWFFMGCSIFFIKDSRWMIFSIYIIYGLYSLFTGLSNVTWNDMMAKIIPIRIRGRFFGIRTAITSCAEFLGSLLCVLMLSFFVFPYNYGVVFILVGCFMMFSYIALMQTKEPDFVRNAKRQPFIEYAKDLLIILREDKNFTFAVCSIGLATLANAAANFRIVYAKTILPITPKDVALLTALWLISRSIFSIVWGILTDKKGYKFTMMAGHFVYLISYLCMNFIGGMGMLSFIFILHGAGESVVLAIQPNFIISLGGEDKRATYLGLAAILFTPLSALGPVLMGLLIDGLSYQAAFLGAGLLMAGMILTMYKKVDILK, encoded by the coding sequence ATGGAGATTGCTAAAAACCAGGAATTTATAGAAAAACATCTAAAGAAGAATATGGTCCTGTCAACTCTGGATGGTGTGTTCTTTGCCTTTGGGTCAGGAATGGTACCCCTGGCTACAACCATCGTATATTTTGTGAGTTATTATATACAAAATAATATTTTAATTGGACTTTTAACCACTATGTCCACTGTTTTAATCAACCTTCCTCAGATATTTATGGCAAAATACCTGGAATCAAAGCCCAATGATTTAAAAGTTTTGTGTAGGGTAAGTTTACTGCAGCGATTGCCGTGGTTTTTTATGGGATGTTCCATATTTTTTATAAAGGATTCCAGATGGATGATTTTTAGCATATATATCATCTATGGGCTCTATTCCCTGTTTACAGGCTTGTCCAATGTAACCTGGAACGATATGATGGCAAAAATCATTCCTATTAGAATAAGGGGCAGATTTTTTGGAATACGAACAGCCATCACCAGCTGCGCAGAATTCTTAGGCTCTCTTCTTTGTGTTTTAATGCTTTCTTTTTTTGTATTTCCTTATAATTATGGAGTGGTATTTATCCTGGTTGGTTGTTTTATGATGTTTTCCTACATAGCCCTTATGCAGACAAAAGAGCCGGATTTTGTACGAAACGCTAAAAGACAGCCCTTTATAGAATATGCTAAGGATTTGCTGATCATCCTAAGAGAAGATAAGAACTTTACCTTTGCAGTTTGTTCCATAGGCCTTGCCACCCTAGCGAATGCAGCAGCAAATTTTAGAATTGTCTATGCCAAGACTATTTTGCCCATCACCCCGAAAGATGTGGCGTTGCTCACAGCATTATGGCTTATTAGCAGAAGCATTTTTTCCATAGTTTGGGGAATACTTACCGATAAGAAAGGCTATAAATTCACAATGATGGCAGGACATTTTGTATATTTGATAAGTTATCTGTGTATGAATTTTATTGGCGGCATGGGTATGCTTTCCTTTATATTTATCCTCCATGGGGCGGGAGAAAGTGTTGTTTTGGCCATTCAGCCAAACTTTATCATATCCCTTGGAGGAGAAGATAAAAGAGCCACTTATCTTGGACTTGCTGCTATTTTATTTACCCCTCTGTCGGCTTTAGGTCCTGTCCTTATGGGACTTCTTATTGATGGTCTAAGTTACCAGGCGGCATTTTTGGGAGCAGGGCTGCTTATGGCAGGAATGATTCTAACCATGTATAAGAAAGTAGACATACTAAAGTAG
- a CDS encoding stalk domain-containing protein — MKRHLRKIASLTLASMLISSAVPLYASRSITLQVNGISHPLQVAPILEDGTTLVGLREIFEVLGAMVNWDEATGTIKAKTTDMELRLIPGIKTAKKNGVPVELSVAPKQVGGNTMIPLRFVSETFGAEVHWDETNNIISIDTTSEKAIEIQETKPMEYPSLNIAEESTKITYEEAVQKALKNSLALKSIEESIKISEETLDIAKDAIVVHRPLEDDYTREEAIFYAEPTAISGLLAMTQADYGVTATKYQKQIQEGVIKYQVKASFDSIQNLKKDIELLSKSLETTKTQLDITTQKANLGLESDFNKTTAEQNFKNQQKQLEALKKALDNEYIKLNRLMGIDDKERASLDYALDFTPMEMNEVELNAYIERALVKDPSIILKGEAVKQAEYNLRLYTYSAINPTDTYAVKESKLNQARLDEMQAKNNLRDKIRTTYNQIKQLEEQYQIDTAKLQQAKEQYNILKTQYDLGMVIELNLKQAELAILSAQVAQEKTAVQHAQLVYLFNNPYLLSQQ, encoded by the coding sequence TTGAAAAGACATTTAAGAAAAATAGCGTCTTTAACTCTGGCATCTATGTTAATTTCATCCGCAGTTCCTTTATATGCCTCCAGATCTATAACTTTACAGGTTAACGGTATTTCTCATCCCTTACAAGTTGCTCCCATTCTTGAAGATGGAACAACACTGGTAGGGCTTAGAGAAATATTCGAGGTGCTTGGAGCTATGGTAAATTGGGATGAAGCTACGGGAACTATAAAGGCTAAGACGACAGATATGGAATTAAGACTCATTCCGGGGATAAAGACTGCAAAGAAAAACGGAGTGCCTGTTGAATTATCCGTTGCCCCGAAACAAGTTGGTGGCAACACCATGATACCTCTTCGCTTTGTTAGTGAAACTTTCGGTGCAGAAGTACACTGGGATGAAACCAATAACATCATATCAATTGATACAACATCGGAAAAAGCAATAGAAATACAAGAAACAAAACCAATGGAATATCCATCATTAAATATTGCTGAAGAAAGTACCAAGATAACCTACGAAGAAGCAGTACAAAAGGCACTGAAAAATAGTTTAGCACTAAAAAGTATAGAAGAAAGCATCAAGATTTCAGAAGAAACCTTAGACATTGCAAAAGACGCGATAGTAGTTCATAGACCATTGGAAGACGATTATACCAGAGAAGAAGCTATCTTTTATGCAGAACCAACCGCTATCAGTGGCCTTCTTGCGATGACCCAAGCAGATTACGGAGTAACAGCAACCAAATATCAGAAGCAGATTCAAGAAGGAGTTATTAAATACCAGGTAAAAGCATCCTTTGACTCTATACAAAATCTAAAAAAAGATATTGAGCTGTTAAGCAAATCCTTGGAAACTACTAAAACACAGTTAGATATCACAACTCAAAAGGCAAATTTGGGATTAGAAAGTGATTTTAATAAAACTACCGCTGAGCAAAATTTCAAAAACCAACAGAAACAACTGGAAGCTCTTAAAAAAGCCTTAGATAATGAATACATAAAATTAAATCGCCTCATGGGCATAGATGACAAAGAAAGAGCTTCTTTAGACTATGCTTTAGATTTTACACCTATGGAAATGAATGAAGTTGAACTTAATGCTTATATAGAAAGAGCGTTGGTTAAAGATCCGTCCATTATTCTAAAAGGAGAAGCGGTAAAGCAAGCAGAGTATAACCTGCGTCTCTATACCTATTCAGCCATTAATCCAACGGATACGTATGCAGTAAAAGAAAGCAAATTAAACCAAGCAAGGCTTGACGAAATGCAAGCTAAAAATAATCTTCGAGACAAAATCCGTACCACCTATAACCAAATTAAACAATTGGAAGAACAATACCAAATAGACACCGCAAAATTACAGCAGGCAAAAGAACAATATAATATTTTAAAAACCCAATATGATTTAGGTATGGTAATCGAATTAAACTTAAAGCAAGCGGAACTGGCAATCCTCTCTGCTCAAGTAGCCCAGGAAAAAACAGCCGTTCAACACGCCCAACTCGTATACCTATTTAATAACCCATACCTTCTCTCTCAACAATAA
- a CDS encoding MYG1 family protein, translated as MEDKMFAMMEKMYGEFIKKFDHIDNRFNKLEDRFDGLEKRIDGLEGRIDGLEKRIDGLEERFDRLETQVLENTKAIEENTKAINRVEIIQEQMYKDIKLIAEVILTNEGKNERDHDEIKKEVNERFVVIEGVLKTK; from the coding sequence ATGGAAGACAAAATGTTTGCGATGATGGAAAAGATGTACGGAGAGTTTATTAAGAAATTCGATCATATTGACAACAGATTTAATAAACTCGAAGACCGGTTTGATGGTTTAGAAAAAAGAATCGATGGCTTAGAAGGAAGAATTGATGGGCTAGAAAAAAGAATTGACGGTTTAGAAGAAAGATTTGATAGACTAGAAACACAAGTACTAGAAAATACAAAAGCCATAGAAGAGAATACAAAAGCCATCAATAGAGTAGAAATAATCCAAGAACAAATGTATAAAGATATTAAACTTATAGCAGAAGTGATATTAACGAACGAAGGAAAAAACGAACGAGACCATGACGAAATCAAGAAAGAAGTCAATGAACGGTTTGTTGTAATAGAAGGGGTTTTAAAAACAAAATAA